The following proteins are co-located in the Nonlabens ponticola genome:
- a CDS encoding YceD family protein gives MELKAFNIAFAGLKQGKHEFKFELDNTFFENYGYDDFNAASVIVDVVLDKRSTLMDLSLNGSGTVNVNCDLTNEPFDMPVDSQMDIVIKFGDRFNDENEDLLILPHGEYEFNVAQYLYESVVLSIPFKKVHPGIEDGTLDSDILDRLEELKPRETIDKEDTSTDPRWDALKNLKTDNN, from the coding sequence ATGGAACTCAAGGCATTCAACATAGCCTTTGCTGGATTAAAGCAAGGCAAGCATGAATTTAAATTTGAGCTCGATAATACGTTTTTTGAAAATTATGGTTATGATGACTTTAATGCTGCAAGCGTTATTGTCGATGTAGTGTTAGATAAGCGTTCAACGCTCATGGATCTATCCTTAAATGGCTCAGGAACAGTCAATGTCAATTGTGACTTGACTAATGAACCGTTTGATATGCCGGTGGATTCACAAATGGATATTGTGATCAAATTTGGTGACAGGTTCAATGATGAGAACGAGGATTTGTTGATACTACCTCATGGAGAGTACGAGTTTAATGTAGCACAATACCTGTATGAATCAGTAGTGTTGAGCATACCATTTAAAAAAGTACATCCAGGCATAGAGGACGGCACGCTAGATTCAGATATTCTGGATCGACTTGAAGAACTCAAGCCTAGAGAAACCATAGATAAAGAAGACACGAGTACCGACCCTAGATGGGACGCATTAAAAAATTTAAAAACGGATAATAATTAA
- the rpmF gene encoding 50S ribosomal protein L32, with the protein MAHPKRKISKTRRDKRRTHYKATVPQIATDSTTGEAHLYHRAHWHEGKLYYRGNVLIDKTETAEA; encoded by the coding sequence ATGGCGCATCCTAAGAGAAAAATCTCCAAAACAAGAAGAGATAAAAGAAGAACTCACTACAAGGCAACAGTTCCTCAAATAGCAACTGACTCAACTACTGGTGAGGCTCACCTATACCATAGAGCACACTGGCATGAAGGTAAATTGTATTACCGTGGTAATGTTCTTATAGACAAGACTGAAACTGCCGAGGCTTAA
- a CDS encoding beta-ketoacyl-ACP synthase III, which produces MSDLKAAITAVGAYLPDYRLTNSILETMVDTNDEWITTRTGIKERRILKDKDKGSSFLAIKAAQDLIDHNDIDPLSIDLVIVATATPDMPVASTAAYVATQIGATNAFSYDLMAACSSFLYGMSNAAAYVQSGRYKKVLLIGADKMSSIIDYTDRATCIIFGDAGGAVLFEPNNEGLGLQDELLRTDGSGRDFLRIEAGGSILPASQETVLNKQHFVYQDGKNVFKHAVSNMASCAEEIVKRNNLTTQDIDWLVPHQANKRIIDATANRVNLPQEQVMVNIHKYGNTTSATLPLCLKDYESQLKKGDNLVFAAFGGGFTWGSILLKWAYNKN; this is translated from the coding sequence ATGAGTGATTTAAAAGCGGCGATCACAGCCGTAGGCGCATACCTTCCAGACTATCGATTGACCAACTCTATACTGGAGACCATGGTTGATACAAACGATGAATGGATTACTACACGCACGGGTATCAAAGAGCGCCGCATACTTAAAGACAAAGATAAAGGCTCGTCCTTTCTGGCGATCAAAGCAGCACAAGACCTTATCGATCACAACGATATAGATCCATTGTCCATAGATTTGGTTATTGTGGCAACAGCCACACCAGATATGCCAGTGGCATCTACAGCCGCATATGTCGCCACACAGATAGGAGCGACAAACGCTTTCTCCTATGATCTAATGGCTGCCTGTTCCAGCTTTTTATATGGTATGAGTAATGCAGCGGCCTATGTGCAATCAGGCCGTTATAAGAAAGTGTTGCTCATTGGTGCAGACAAGATGTCCAGCATCATCGATTATACAGATCGCGCTACGTGTATCATTTTTGGAGATGCAGGTGGCGCGGTTCTTTTTGAACCTAATAATGAAGGCCTAGGATTGCAGGATGAATTACTGCGTACAGATGGTAGCGGTCGCGACTTTTTACGCATAGAGGCTGGTGGCTCTATTTTGCCAGCATCACAGGAAACCGTTTTGAATAAGCAACATTTTGTCTATCAAGACGGCAAGAATGTTTTTAAGCATGCCGTGTCAAACATGGCAAGCTGTGCAGAAGAAATCGTGAAGCGCAATAATCTCACCACTCAAGATATCGACTGGCTCGTGCCACATCAAGCAAACAAACGAATCATCGATGCCACTGCAAATAGAGTCAACTTGCCACAAGAGCAAGTAATGGTGAACATACACAAGTATGGTAACACAACAAGTGCTACCTTACCATTGTGTCTTAAAGACTATGAGAGTCAACTTAAAAAAGGAGATAACCTAGTATTTGCCGCCTTTGGTGGTGGTTTCACTTGGGGTAGCATCCTTCTTAAATGGGCTTATAACAAGAACTAA
- the accB gene encoding acetyl-CoA carboxylase biotin carboxyl carrier protein — MEIKEIQNLIKFVAKSGASEVKLEMDDFKITIKTGSDEPAVTYVQQAAPQQAIQAAPAQAASAQPAQAPAPAAAAPASSEDKYVTIKSPIIGTFYRKPSPDKPVFAEVGDSIKIGDTLCVIEAMKLFNEIESEVSGTIVKVLADDSSPVEFDQPLFLVDPS; from the coding sequence ATGGAAATCAAAGAAATTCAAAACCTGATCAAATTTGTAGCAAAGTCTGGCGCCAGCGAGGTAAAGCTAGAAATGGATGATTTCAAAATCACCATCAAGACTGGATCAGACGAGCCAGCGGTTACTTATGTACAGCAAGCAGCACCGCAACAGGCGATACAGGCGGCACCAGCTCAAGCCGCATCGGCACAGCCAGCGCAGGCACCAGCTCCAGCAGCAGCTGCTCCAGCGTCAAGTGAGGATAAGTACGTGACCATCAAGTCACCTATCATAGGTACCTTCTATAGAAAGCCATCACCAGACAAGCCAGTGTTTGCTGAGGTAGGCGACAGCATCAAGATAGGCGATACACTTTGTGTAATCGAAGCCATGAAATTATTCAACGAGATTGAGAGTGAAGTCTCTGGTACTATCGTTAAGGTATTGGCGGACGACAGCTCACCAGTTGAGTTTGATCAGCCATTATTTTTAGTAGATCCTTCCTAG
- the accC gene encoding acetyl-CoA carboxylase biotin carboxylase subunit yields the protein MFKKILIANRGEIALRVIRTCKEMGIKTVAVYSTADAESLHVKFADEAVCIGPAPSNQSYLKMSNIISAAEITNADAIHPGYGFLSENADFSRICQEHKIKFIGASPDMISKMGDKATAKATMKAAGVPCVPGSEGILEDFEDCKKTALETGYPVMLKATAGGGGKGMRAVWKEEDLENAWNSARTESKAAFGNDDMYMEKLIEEPRHIEIQVVGDSYGKACHLSERDCSVQRRHQKLTEEVPSPFMTKALRKEMGEAAVKAAEFISYEGAGTVEFLVDKHRNFYFMEMNTRIQVEHPITEQVIDFDLIREQILVASGVKISGKNYQPALHSIECRINAEDPYNGFRPSPGKITVLHAPGGHGVRLDTHVYAGYSIPPNYDSMIAKLITTARTRQEAIDKMKRALDEFVIEGVKTTIPFHRQLMDEPDYVSGNYTTAFMDTFKMKPLED from the coding sequence ATGTTTAAAAAAATATTAATTGCAAACCGCGGTGAGATTGCTTTAAGAGTTATACGTACCTGTAAGGAAATGGGTATAAAAACTGTCGCAGTCTATTCTACGGCAGATGCTGAGAGCCTGCACGTAAAGTTTGCAGATGAGGCAGTATGTATAGGACCAGCTCCTAGCAACCAGTCCTACCTCAAGATGTCTAACATCATAAGTGCCGCAGAAATTACTAACGCAGACGCCATCCATCCAGGATACGGCTTCCTATCAGAAAATGCAGATTTTTCCCGTATTTGTCAAGAGCACAAGATCAAGTTTATTGGTGCCAGTCCAGATATGATCTCAAAAATGGGTGACAAGGCAACCGCCAAGGCTACCATGAAAGCTGCTGGTGTACCTTGTGTACCAGGATCAGAAGGAATTCTTGAAGATTTTGAGGATTGTAAGAAAACCGCGCTAGAAACTGGGTATCCTGTAATGCTTAAAGCTACCGCTGGTGGTGGTGGTAAAGGTATGCGCGCCGTATGGAAAGAAGAAGATCTTGAAAACGCGTGGAATAGTGCCCGTACAGAGTCTAAGGCCGCTTTTGGCAATGATGACATGTATATGGAAAAGCTTATTGAAGAGCCGCGTCACATTGAGATACAGGTAGTAGGCGATAGCTATGGTAAGGCGTGTCACCTGAGTGAACGCGACTGTAGTGTACAACGTCGCCACCAGAAGTTGACTGAAGAAGTGCCATCGCCATTCATGACAAAAGCACTGCGCAAGGAAATGGGTGAGGCGGCCGTAAAAGCTGCTGAGTTTATCTCTTATGAGGGCGCAGGAACGGTAGAGTTTTTAGTAGACAAGCACCGCAATTTCTACTTTATGGAGATGAATACCCGTATCCAGGTAGAGCACCCAATCACTGAACAGGTAATTGATTTTGATCTCATACGCGAGCAAATCCTTGTGGCATCAGGAGTTAAGATTTCTGGTAAGAACTACCAGCCAGCCTTGCACTCTATTGAGTGCCGTATCAATGCCGAGGATCCTTATAATGGCTTTAGACCATCGCCAGGTAAGATTACGGTATTGCATGCGCCAGGTGGCCATGGTGTGAGACTAGATACACACGTGTATGCTGGATATTCCATACCGCCTAACTATGATAGTATGATCGCAAAATTGATCACTACCGCAAGAACGCGTCAAGAGGCCATCGATAAGATGAAACGCGCACTCGATGAGTTTGTGATAGAAGGCGTCAAGACGACCATACCATTCCACAGGCAATTGATGGACGAGCCAGATTATGTTTCTGGTAATTACACGACTGCCTTTATGGATACTTTCAAAATGAAGCCTCTCGAGGATTAA
- a CDS encoding tetratricopeptide repeat protein encodes MKAITTTLFLLLSIITLAQSPYEKAMTKALEQMHENPQAAAQQFERISKAEKDNWIPAYYAALSNINSSWGQYPKEQTLATMEKAQEFIDIAQSLSPKNAEIMVLQGLLNTCWITYDGSIYGMKLSGPTTALYEKAYAMAPDNPRVVSNRAQWLMGSARYFNKDVSPYCSDLDKAVALFEQEKTSGFEPQWGLEGTLKAQQDCK; translated from the coding sequence ATGAAAGCAATTACCACCACTCTATTTCTACTATTATCCATAATCACTCTAGCGCAGTCGCCGTATGAGAAAGCGATGACCAAAGCCCTGGAGCAGATGCACGAAAATCCACAAGCAGCCGCGCAGCAATTTGAGCGCATCTCAAAAGCCGAAAAAGATAACTGGATTCCAGCCTACTATGCTGCCTTATCAAACATCAATAGTTCCTGGGGACAATACCCTAAAGAGCAAACCCTGGCAACCATGGAAAAAGCACAAGAATTTATTGATATCGCGCAATCCTTATCTCCTAAAAATGCAGAGATCATGGTACTGCAAGGACTGCTCAACACTTGCTGGATAACCTATGACGGTTCCATCTATGGAATGAAACTATCTGGACCTACTACAGCATTATATGAGAAAGCCTATGCGATGGCACCAGATAACCCACGCGTGGTAAGTAATCGTGCGCAGTGGTTGATGGGCAGTGCGCGATACTTCAATAAAGATGTGTCACCATACTGCAGCGATCTAGATAAAGCAGTTGCGTTATTTGAACAAGAGAAAACTAGCGGTTTTGAACCTCAATGGGGTCTTGAAGGTACGTTAAAGGCACAACAGGATTGTAAGTAG
- a CDS encoding TonB-dependent receptor yields the protein MKTLLYLLLLVVSICTAQTTISGTITDQTGLPIPGVNVYLEGTYDGAMTDVDGNFKFNSEESGIVILVASYIGFEPYRKESDIAALENLDIKLRESMNELNTVVLSAGSFSAGDNSKVNALKPLDVVTTAGAAGDFIGALQTLPGTTANPDDGRLFVRGGTADETQIFVDGNRVFSPYLPTTGNIPTRGRFSPFLFDGITFSTGGYSAEYGDALSSVLLLNTTDFPVEEKTEIQLMTVGVGAGHTEIWDDNSVSVNATYINLAPYNEVVPQNNQFIDPYQGASGEAVYRHKTSKGLFKAYGAFSYSDFSLNQEDINVADGFFFGLRNRNYYGNLNYSGELSESWDLQTGISLSQDHTDLDIARTSVDNAETAVHAKLKLSKRYSNYFKIHFGAEQFYIDSQEKVRFQDEPFKTNITQNNTGIYAETEVFASKDLAFKIGGRADYYDNTQSVELSPRLSAAVSLSNSTQLSAAYGVFNQQVDNAILQYDPLLETETAQHFILNFLHKKNNRMLRAEAYYKQYDNLLTFDDAMPGFDTNYTNTGDGYATGLDLFWRDEQSIKNLEYWVSYSYLDTQRLYRNFPESATPAFATDHNLSIVTKYWVDNLQSQLGFTYNYASGRPFTNANESGFLNDQTTSFQSLDFNWAYLIDDQKILYLSVSNVLGRDNVFGYQYSSTPDAQGQFDRRTIGQAADRFIFVGFFWTIGGIDNQLDNL from the coding sequence ATGAAAACGCTTCTTTACCTTCTGCTTCTCGTCGTATCAATTTGCACAGCACAAACAACTATTTCTGGAACCATTACAGATCAAACGGGATTACCTATTCCTGGAGTGAACGTTTATCTAGAAGGAACCTATGACGGCGCCATGACAGATGTTGATGGCAATTTCAAATTCAACAGTGAAGAATCTGGTATTGTTATACTCGTTGCCAGCTATATAGGTTTTGAGCCCTACAGAAAAGAAAGTGACATCGCAGCGCTTGAAAATCTCGACATAAAATTGAGAGAAAGCATGAATGAGCTCAATACGGTTGTATTGAGCGCCGGCAGCTTTAGTGCTGGTGATAATTCAAAGGTAAATGCCCTAAAGCCACTTGATGTGGTCACAACGGCAGGCGCCGCTGGCGATTTTATTGGCGCGTTGCAAACATTACCTGGAACAACCGCAAATCCTGATGATGGTAGGTTGTTTGTGCGTGGTGGTACTGCAGATGAGACACAGATTTTTGTGGATGGTAATCGAGTATTCAGCCCTTATTTGCCTACTACGGGAAATATCCCAACACGCGGTAGATTCTCGCCGTTTTTATTTGATGGTATCACCTTTTCCACAGGTGGTTATAGTGCAGAATATGGCGACGCGCTATCATCTGTGCTGTTACTCAATACGACCGATTTTCCTGTGGAAGAAAAAACGGAAATACAGCTCATGACCGTTGGTGTAGGTGCTGGCCATACGGAGATTTGGGATGATAACAGTGTGAGCGTAAACGCCACTTACATCAATCTCGCACCTTATAACGAGGTAGTACCACAAAACAATCAATTCATCGATCCATACCAAGGTGCCAGCGGCGAGGCTGTCTATAGACATAAAACGAGTAAAGGATTGTTTAAGGCTTACGGAGCATTCTCATACAGTGATTTTAGTTTGAATCAAGAAGATATTAACGTGGCAGATGGCTTCTTTTTTGGCTTACGCAATCGCAATTACTATGGCAACCTCAACTATAGCGGCGAGCTATCAGAAAGTTGGGATCTACAAACAGGTATCAGCCTATCACAAGATCATACAGACCTCGATATAGCCAGAACGAGTGTTGACAATGCAGAGACTGCTGTGCATGCAAAACTCAAATTATCAAAAAGGTACAGTAATTACTTTAAGATTCACTTTGGCGCAGAGCAGTTTTATATTGATAGTCAAGAAAAAGTGAGATTTCAAGACGAGCCTTTCAAGACAAATATCACCCAGAACAATACAGGAATATATGCAGAGACTGAGGTTTTTGCCTCAAAAGATCTCGCCTTCAAAATAGGTGGCCGCGCAGATTATTACGACAATACACAAAGTGTAGAATTATCGCCACGATTGAGCGCTGCAGTAAGCTTGAGCAATAGCACGCAACTATCGGCGGCCTATGGAGTGTTTAATCAGCAAGTTGATAATGCCATATTACAATACGATCCATTGTTAGAGACAGAGACCGCACAACATTTTATCCTCAACTTCTTGCACAAAAAGAACAATAGAATGTTGCGTGCCGAAGCTTATTACAAGCAATACGACAATCTATTAACCTTTGATGATGCCATGCCTGGTTTTGACACCAATTATACTAATACAGGTGATGGTTATGCGACCGGTCTGGATCTCTTCTGGCGTGATGAGCAGTCCATCAAGAATCTAGAATATTGGGTAAGTTATTCCTACCTAGACACACAGCGTTTGTATCGCAATTTCCCAGAAAGCGCCACGCCAGCCTTTGCCACAGATCATAATTTGAGCATCGTTACAAAGTATTGGGTTGATAACTTACAATCACAATTGGGATTCACTTACAATTATGCCAGCGGTAGGCCATTTACTAATGCCAATGAATCAGGATTTCTCAACGATCAGACCACTTCCTTCCAGAGTCTTGACTTTAATTGGGCTTATTTGATTGACGATCAAAAAATCCTCTATTTATCGGTAAGTAATGTTTTGGGGCGCGATAATGTATTTGGCTATCAATACAGCAGCACGCCAGATGCTCAAGGTCAATTTGATCGTCGCACCATAGGTCAGGCTGCAGATCGATTCATTTTTGTGGGCTTTTTCTGGACTATAGGCGGAATTGACAATCAGTTGGATAACCTATAA
- a CDS encoding ABC transporter ATP-binding protein: MLQLDNVSFSFAGDEGSDRSTTRTLSDISLLLEPDRVAAVMGESGCGKSTLLDLIYGLQQADHGTITWKGEELLGADHHLVPGHPMMKYVPQEFDLMPFTTVAENVGEHLSIQMKGREDRIKQLLEVVEMSTYVDRKVKTLSGGQKQRVAIAKALAEEPKLLLLDEPFSHVDNFRKNMLRRRLFAYVKEQKISCLIATHDKNDVLSFSDETIVMRQGAIIDHRETKSLYSKPKTIYVASLFDDVTVVPAGIFGNQEELLLYPHRLQISNKGYKSTVIQSYFKGGFYLIECQDKDQVLWVNHGSYLKPGETVFLSIR, from the coding sequence ATGCTACAATTAGATAATGTAAGTTTTTCCTTTGCTGGAGATGAAGGAAGTGACAGAAGTACCACGAGAACTCTTAGTGATATTTCATTACTTCTAGAGCCAGATCGCGTTGCTGCCGTCATGGGAGAAAGTGGTTGTGGCAAGAGTACGCTGCTTGATCTTATTTATGGACTGCAACAAGCAGATCACGGTACGATTACCTGGAAAGGAGAAGAATTACTGGGTGCAGATCATCACCTTGTGCCTGGTCATCCCATGATGAAATATGTGCCACAGGAATTTGATTTGATGCCATTTACAACCGTTGCCGAAAATGTAGGCGAGCATTTGTCCATACAAATGAAAGGTCGTGAAGATCGCATTAAGCAATTACTCGAAGTTGTTGAGATGTCAACCTATGTAGATCGCAAGGTGAAAACGCTCTCTGGTGGACAAAAACAACGAGTCGCCATAGCCAAAGCACTAGCTGAAGAACCTAAATTACTACTACTGGACGAGCCATTCTCGCATGTGGACAATTTCAGGAAAAACATGTTGAGACGTCGCTTGTTTGCCTATGTGAAAGAACAAAAGATCAGCTGCTTGATTGCTACTCACGATAAGAATGATGTACTTTCATTTAGTGATGAGACCATTGTGATGCGTCAAGGCGCCATCATCGACCATAGAGAAACAAAATCGCTCTACTCAAAGCCAAAAACTATTTATGTAGCTTCATTATTTGATGATGTAACCGTAGTGCCTGCAGGTATTTTTGGCAATCAAGAAGAGCTTTTACTTTATCCACATCGACTGCAAATAAGTAATAAAGGGTATAAGTCAACAGTGATACAATCGTATTTTAAGGGTGGTTTTTATTTGATTGAGTGTCAAGATAAAGATCAGGTTCTATGGGTAAATCATGGATCCTACCTAAAGCCAGGCGAGACCGTCTTTCTCTCTATTAGGTAA
- a CDS encoding prolyl oligopeptidase family serine peptidase, producing MKLKLTIACLAVVAIASSCKEEEKEPEMALNYPETKKVDQTDTYFGTEVKDPYRWLEDDRSEETGSWVKEQNKLTQEYLGQIEYRDDIKERMTQLWNYEKIGAPFIEGDYAYFYKNDGLQNQYVLYRYEKDADPDTAEVFLDPNSFSEDGTISLGGMSFTKDGSRVAYSISEGGSDWRKIIVLDAASKEQIGDTIVDVKFSGISWRNNDGFYYSSYDKPDGSELSALTDQHNLYYHKLNTPQSADPVVFGNKTDQKYRYVGGGVTDDQKYLIISASTATNGGKMFVKPLEGNQKMITVLDNFDTNTGVVHNEGKKFWLVTDYNAPNRRIVSMDLDNPAPANWTDVIAEKENVLSPSTGGGYIFAEYMVDAVSKIEQYNYDGSLVREVELPGVGNVGGFGAKEDDETLYYSFTNYVTPGSTYLYDIENGTSSLYKTAQVEFDPSNYESKQVFYTSKDGTKIPMIISHKKGLELDGSNPTILYGYGGFNISLNPGFSVSRAAWMELGGIYAVANLRGGGEYGKKWHDAGTKMQKQNVFDDFIAAAEYLKKENYTSTEKLAIQGGSNGGLLVGATMTQQPDLAAVAIPQVGVLDMLRYNKFTSGAGWAYDYGTAEDDAEMFNYLKNYSPLHNVKEGTRYPATLVTTGDHDDRVVPAHSFKFAAELQDKQAGSNPTLIRIETDAGHGAGTPTSKIIELQSDIYSFALYNMGYKELPAASSM from the coding sequence ATGAAACTTAAACTAACCATAGCTTGTCTAGCTGTTGTAGCAATTGCCAGCAGCTGTAAAGAGGAAGAAAAAGAACCAGAGATGGCGTTGAATTACCCAGAAACCAAAAAAGTAGATCAGACAGATACCTACTTTGGCACCGAAGTAAAAGATCCATACCGCTGGCTAGAAGACGATCGGAGTGAGGAAACTGGCTCTTGGGTAAAGGAGCAAAATAAATTGACTCAAGAATATCTTGGGCAGATTGAATATCGTGATGATATCAAAGAACGCATGACCCAATTGTGGAACTATGAGAAAATAGGCGCACCATTTATAGAAGGCGACTATGCCTATTTCTATAAAAATGATGGGTTGCAGAATCAATATGTGCTGTACCGATATGAAAAAGATGCAGATCCTGATACCGCTGAGGTTTTTCTAGATCCAAACAGCTTTAGTGAAGATGGAACGATCTCACTAGGTGGCATGAGTTTCACTAAGGATGGATCACGAGTAGCCTACTCCATATCAGAAGGTGGTAGCGACTGGCGCAAAATCATTGTGCTGGATGCAGCGAGTAAAGAGCAAATAGGCGATACGATTGTCGATGTCAAATTTTCTGGTATCTCATGGAGAAATAACGACGGCTTCTACTACTCTAGTTATGATAAGCCAGATGGTAGTGAGTTAAGTGCATTGACTGATCAACACAATTTGTATTACCACAAATTAAACACGCCTCAAAGCGCAGATCCAGTCGTATTCGGTAACAAGACAGACCAGAAATACCGCTATGTAGGCGGTGGCGTGACCGATGACCAGAAGTATCTCATCATTTCAGCAAGTACCGCGACTAACGGTGGTAAAATGTTTGTAAAGCCGCTTGAAGGCAATCAAAAAATGATTACCGTGTTGGACAATTTTGACACCAATACAGGTGTGGTTCACAATGAAGGCAAAAAGTTCTGGCTGGTAACTGATTATAACGCACCTAATCGCAGGATCGTGAGCATGGATCTAGATAATCCAGCACCAGCAAACTGGACAGATGTCATTGCTGAGAAAGAAAATGTGCTTTCTCCATCGACTGGTGGCGGCTACATTTTTGCAGAATACATGGTAGATGCCGTTTCAAAAATTGAACAATACAACTATGATGGCAGCCTGGTACGTGAGGTTGAGCTTCCTGGAGTAGGTAACGTGGGTGGTTTTGGCGCTAAGGAAGATGACGAGACCTTATACTACAGTTTTACAAATTATGTGACGCCAGGTAGCACGTACTTATATGACATTGAAAATGGAACCTCTTCGCTGTACAAAACTGCACAGGTAGAATTTGATCCTAGCAATTATGAAAGCAAGCAGGTATTCTATACCTCAAAAGATGGTACCAAAATACCGATGATCATTTCGCATAAAAAGGGCCTTGAGTTAGACGGTTCAAATCCGACAATTCTATATGGATACGGTGGTTTTAATATCTCGCTTAACCCAGGCTTTAGCGTTTCACGTGCCGCGTGGATGGAATTAGGTGGTATCTATGCCGTGGCAAACTTGCGCGGTGGTGGTGAGTACGGCAAGAAGTGGCACGATGCAGGAACCAAAATGCAAAAGCAAAACGTCTTTGACGACTTCATTGCAGCTGCAGAATACTTAAAGAAAGAAAACTACACGAGTACTGAAAAACTGGCTATTCAAGGTGGTTCCAACGGTGGCCTATTAGTAGGTGCTACCATGACTCAACAACCAGATCTTGCAGCCGTAGCCATTCCTCAAGTAGGTGTACTGGATATGTTGCGCTACAACAAGTTCACATCAGGCGCAGGCTGGGCATACGACTATGGTACTGCCGAGGATGATGCAGAGATGTTCAATTACCTCAAAAACTATTCACCGCTTCACAATGTAAAAGAAGGAACTAGATATCCTGCTACACTGGTGACTACTGGCGACCATGATGATCGCGTGGTGCCAGCACACTCATTCAAGTTTGCGGCAGAGCTTCAAGACAAGCAAGCTGGTAGTAATCCAACACTCATACGCATTGAGACAGATGCTGGTCATGGTGCAGGAACACCTACTAGTAAGATCATTGAATTGCAGTCAGACATTTATAGCTTTGCCCTATATAATATGGGTTATAAAGAACTGCCAGCAGCTTCTAGCATGTAA